The proteins below come from a single Cricetulus griseus strain 17A/GY chromosome 6, alternate assembly CriGri-PICRH-1.0, whole genome shotgun sequence genomic window:
- the Mamdc4 gene encoding apical endosomal glycoprotein isoform X7, which yields MCVCVCVCVCVCVCVCVCLKSKSSHHLALHSLGYSLPAAQSLGKTWVPSHCRSPIEAVCNFVCDCGDCSDEAQCGFHGALTTLSTPFTCNFEQDPCGWQDISTSGYRWLRDRAGAVLDSPGPRSDHTHGTDLGWYMAVGTHHGKEASTATLRSPVMREAAPTCELRLWYHTASRDIAELRLELTHGVETLTLWQSSGPWGPGWQELVVNTGRVQGDFKVTFSATRNATHRGAVALDDVEFRDCGLPTPQASCPLGHHHCQNKVCVESHQLCDGEDNCGDRSDEDPLICSHHMATDFETGLGPWNQLEGWTRNYSAGSMVTPAWPHRDHSRNSAYGFFLISVAKPGTTAVLFSPEFQASISDNCSFTFYYYLHGSEASRFQLFLQAQGLNTPQEPVLLRSHHGELGTAWVRDRVDIQSVHPFRILLAGKTGPGGIMGLDDLIMSNSCRLVPDMSTLQSSRSGPEALALSPQTFIKLPQEACKPGHLSCGELCVPPEQLCDFQQQCAEGEDEQKCGTTDFESTSAGGWEDISVGKLQWQRLGAQNGKPAKDAHQDIPGHFLSLQKAWGQLRSEARALTPALGPSGPRCELHMAYYFHSHPQGTICLLAPGPIPRGPLHGGQDLRTHPYKLPWSGFLALVVVENGFRELVWQAPSSSSGGWTVEKVLLGARHRPFQLEFVGLVDLDGPGQQRAEVDNVTMRDCNPTVTTESDQEVSCNFERDSCSWHTVHLTDAHWHRVKGHGSEYDHTTGQGFFMFLDPTDPPARGQAAVLLTRPQVPLVPKECLSFWYHLYGPQIGTLHLAMRKDGEEDTLLWSRSGTHGNHWHQAWVTLHHQLEVNTKYQPITTLHPQLLFEGLRNGYHGTMALDDVAVRPGPCWAPRSCSFEDSDCGFSPGGLGLWKRQGNASGYVPWGPWTDHTTETAQGHYMVVDTSPNVLPKGQVASLTSEEHQPLTQPACLTFWYHLSLHNPGTLRVHVEESTRRQELSISAHGGFTWRLGSVNVQATQAWRVVFEAVAAGVEHSYMALDDLLLRDGPCAQPGSCDFESGLCGWSHLAWPSLGGYSWDWSSGATPSRYPRPTVDHTLGTEAGHFAFFETSVLGPGGQAAWLRSEPLPATTASCLHFWYYMGFPEHFYKGKLRVLLSSAQGQLAVWEQGSHLRHQWIQVQIKVSNSEEFQIVFEATLGGQPALGPIALDDVQYLAGQHCQKPPSSQGEMAAPVSVPVAVGGALLFFVFLVLLGLGSWHWLQKQRCPFQRSTDTATSSFDNILFNADQVTLPESITSSS from the exons atgtgcgtgtgtgtgtgtgtgtgtgtgtgtgtgtgtgtgtgtgtgtgtgtgtgtttaaaaagtaaaagcagCCATCACCTTGCCCTCCACTCACTTGGCTATTCTCTGCCAGCTGCACAGTCCCTAGGCAAGACCTGGGTCCCCAGCCACTGTAGAAGTCCCATCGAAGCTGTATGCAATTTTGTGTGTGACTGCGGAGACTGTTCAGATGAAGCCCAGTGTG GTTTCCATGGTGCCTTAACCACCCTGAGCACCCCTTTCACCTGCAACTTCGAGCAGGACCCCTGTGGCTGGCAGGACATCAGCACCTCAGGCTATAGATGGCTTCGAGACCGGGCAGGGGCGGTGCTGGATAGTCCTGGGCCTCGTTCTGACCACACACATGGCACTGACTTGG GCTGGTACATGGCTGTGGGAACCCACCATGGGAAGGAGGCATCCACCGCAACTCTGCGCTCCCCTGTCATGCGGGAGGCAGCCCCTACCTGTGAACTGAGGCTCTGGTACCACACAGCCTCTAGAG ATATCGCTGAGCTGCGGCTGGAGCTGACCCATGGTGTAGAGACACTGACCCTGTGGCAGAGCTCAGGACCCTGGGGTCCTGGCTGGCAGGAGCTGGTAGTGAACACTGGCCGCGTCCAGGGTGATTTCAAA GTGACATTTTCTGCCACCCGAAATGCCACACACAGGGGTGCTGTGGCCTTGGATGATGTGGAATTCCGGGACTGTGGGCTGCCTA CCCCTCAGGCCAGCTGCCCCCTGGGGCACCATCACTGCCAGAACAAGGTTTGTGTGGAATCCCATCAGCTGTGTGACGGTGAAGACAACTGTGGGGACAGATCTGATGAAGACCCACTGATCTGCA GCCACCACATGGCCACTGACTTTGAGACAGGCCTGGGACCATGGAACCAGTTGGAGGGCTGGACCCGGAACTACAGTGCTGGCAGCATGGTGACCCCTGCCTGGCCCCACCGAGATCACAGCCGAAATAGTGCATATG GCTTCTTCCTCATCTCTGTGGCCAAGCCTGGCACCACTGCTGTCCTCTTCAGCCCTGAGTTTCAAGCCTCCATCTCCGACAACTGTTCG TTCACCTTCTATTATTACCTGCACGGGTCTGAGGCCAGCCGCTTCCAGCTGTTCCTGCAGGCACAGGGGCTCAACACCCCCCAGGAACCTGTCCTGCTGCGGAGCCACCATGGAGAGCTGGGGACAGCCTGGGTCAGAGACCGGGTTGACATTCAGAGTGTCCATCCATTTCGG ATCCTTCTAGCAGGGAAGACTGGTCCAGGAGGCATCATGGGTCTGGATGATCTCATCATGTCCAACTCCTGCAGACTTGTTCCAG ATATGTCCACTCTGCAATCATCACGTTCTGGGCCAGAGGCATTAGCCCTCAGTCCCCAGACATTCATCAAGCTGCCCCAGGAAGCCTGCAAGCCAGGACATCTCTCCTGTGGAGAACTGTGTGTGCCTCCCGAGCAGCTGTGTGACTTCCAGCAACAGTGTGCAGAGGGCGAGGATGAACAGAAGTGTG GCACCACAGACTTTGAGTCCACCTCTGCTGGGGGCTGGGAGGACATCAGTGTAGGAAAGCTGCAGTGGCAACGGCTTGGAGCCCAGAACGGGAAACCTGCCAAGGATGCTCATCAGGATATTCCTG ggcacttcctgtctctgcagaAGGCCTGGGGTCAGCTAAGATCTGAGGCCCGGGCTCTCACACCTGCCCTGGGCCCTTCTGGCCCTCGCTGTGAACTCCACATGGCTTACTATTTTCACAGTCATCCCCAAGGTACTATATGTCTCCTGGCCCCAGGCCCAATCCCCAGGGGCCCCCTGCATGGTGGACAAGATCTGAGGACCCACCCATACAAACTCCCTTGGTCAGGCTTCTTGGCACTGGTTGTGGTAGAGAATGGCTTCCGGGAGCTGGTGTGGCAGGCCCCAAGCAGCAGCAGCGGGGGCTGGACAGTGGAGAAGGTTCTTCTTGGGGCACGCCACCGGCCATTCCAG CTGGAGTTTGTCGGTCTGGTGGACCTGGATGGCCCTGGCCAGCAGAGGGCCGAGGTGGATAATGTGACTATGAGAGACTGCAACCCCACAGTGACCACTGAGAGTGACCAAG aggTCTCCTGTAACTTTGAACGGGACTCATGCAGCTGGCACACAGTCCACCTCACAGATGCCCACTGGCACCGTGTAAAAGGCCATGGCTCTGAATATGACCACACCACTGGCCAAG GCTTTTTCATGTTTCTGGATCCCACGGACCCACCTGCTCGAGGACAAGCTGCTGTCTTGCTCACAAGACCCCAGGTGCCGCTTGTCCCCAAGGAATGTCTCAGCTTCTGGTACCACCTATACGGGCCCCAGATTG GGACACTGCACCTGGCTATGAGGAAGGATGGGGAAGAAGACACACTACTGTGGTCCAGGTCCGGTACCCATGGCAACCACTGGCACCAGGCTTGGGTCACTCTTCACCACCAGCTAGAGGTCAACACCAAGTACCAG CCAATTACCACTCTCCACCCTCAGCTGCTGTTTGAAGGCCTCCGGAATGGGTACCATGGCACAATGGCCCTGGATGATGTGGCTGTACGGCCTGGCCCCTGCTGGGCCCCCAGGAGCTGTTCCTTTGAAGACTCTGATTGCGGCTTCTCTCCGGGGGGCTTGGGGCTGTGGAAGCGCCAGGGTAATGCCTCAGGCTATGTTCCTTGGGGTCCTTGGACAGACCATACCACAGAAACGGCCCAAG GGCACTACATGGTGGTAGACACCAGCCCAAATGTACTGCCCAAGGGCCAAGTGGCCTCTCTGACCTCAGAGGAGCACCAGCCCCTGACCCAGCCAGCCTGCCTGACCTTCTGGTACCATCTAAGCCTCCATAACCCAG GCACCCTAAGAGTCCACGTGGAAGAGAGCACAAGGCGCCAAGAACTCAGCATCAGTGCCCATGGTGGATTTACCTGGCGTCTGGGCAGTGTGAATGTGCAGGCTACGCAGGCCTGGAGG GTCGTGTTTGAGGCTGTGGCTGCTGGTGTGGAGCATTCCTACATGGCTCTAGATGACCTTCTCCTCCGAGACGGGCCCTGTGCTCAGCCAG GGTCCTGTGACTTTGAATCTGGCCTGTGTGGGTGGAGCCACCTGGCCTGGCCCAGCCTAGGTGGGTACAGCTGGGACTGGAGCAGTGGAGCCACCCCATCCCGCTACCCCAGACCTACAGTGGACCACACCCTGGGCACAGAGGCAG GCcactttgctttctttgaaaCCAGCGTGCTAGGTCCTGGGGGCCAAGCAGCCTGGCTGCGCAGTGAGCCACTGCCAGCAACTACAGCCTCATGCCTCCACTTCTGGTACTACATGGGCTTTCCTGAGCATTTCT ACAAGGGCAAATTGAGAGTGCTCCTGAGCAGTGCCCAAGGCCAACTAGCTGTGTGGGAGCAGGGCAGTCACTTGCGGCACCAGTGGATACAAGTCCAGATCAAAGTGTCCAACTCTGAGGAGTTCCAG ATTGTTTTTGAAGCCACTCTGGGTGGCCAGCCAGCTCTGGGGCCCATTGCCCTCGATGATGTGCAATACTTGGCAGGGCAGCACTGCCAGAAACCTCCGTCTAGCCAGG GTGAAATGGCAGCACCTGTGTCTGTGCCGGTTGCTGTTGGAGGGGCCCTCCTCTTCTTCGTGTTCCTGGTGCTCCTGGGCCTTGGGAGTTGGCACTGGCTACAGAAGCAGCGCTGTCCCTTCCAGAGGAGTACAGATACAGCAACCTCTAGTTTTGACAACATCCTCTTCAATGCG GATCAAGTTACCCTCCCAGAATCCATCACCAGCAGCTCATAG
- the Mamdc4 gene encoding apical endosomal glycoprotein isoform X10, which translates to MCVCVCVCVCVCVCVCVCLKSKSSHHLALHSLGYSLPAAQSLGKTWVPSHCRSPIEAVCNFVCDCGDCSDEAQCGFHGALTTLSTPFTCNFEQDPCGWQDISTSGYRWLRDRAGAVLDSPGPRSDHTHGTDLGWYMAVGTHHGKEASTATLRSPVMREAAPTCELRLWYHTASRDIAELRLELTHGVETLTLWQSSGPWGPGWQELVVNTGRVQGDFKVTFSATRNATHRGAVALDDVEFRDCGLPTPQASCPLGHHHCQNKVCVESHQLCDGEDNCGDRSDEDPLICSHHMATDFETGLGPWNQLEGWTRNYSAGSMVTPAWPHRDHSRNSAYGFFLISVAKPGTTAVLFSPEFQASISDNCSFTFYYYLHGSEASRFQLFLQAQGLNTPQEPVLLRSHHGELGTAWVRDRVDIQSVHPFRILLAGKTGPGGIMGLDDLIMSNSCRLVPDMSTLQSSRSGPEALALSPQTFIKLPQEACKPGHLSCGELCVPPEQLCDFQQQCAEGEDEQKCGTTDFESTSAGGWEDISVGKLQWQRLGAQNGKPAKDAHQDIPGHFLSLQKAWGQLRSEARALTPALGPSGPRCELHMAYYFHSHPQGFLALVVVENGFRELVWQAPSSSSGGWTVEKVLLGARHRPFQLEFVGLVDLDGPGQQRAEVDNVTMRDCNPTVTTESDQEVSCNFERDSCSWHTVHLTDAHWHRVKGHGSEYDHTTGQGFFMFLDPTDPPARGQAAVLLTRPQVPLVPKECLSFWYHLYGPQIGTLHLAMRKDGEEDTLLWSRSGTHGNHWHQAWVTLHHQLEVNTKYQLLFEGLRNGYHGTMALDDVAVRPGPCWAPRSCSFEDSDCGFSPGGLGLWKRQGNASGYVPWGPWTDHTTETAQGHYMVVDTSPNVLPKGQVASLTSEEHQPLTQPACLTFWYHLSLHNPGTLRVHVEESTRRQELSISAHGGFTWRLGSVNVQATQAWRVVFEAVAAGVEHSYMALDDLLLRDGPCAQPGSCDFESGLCGWSHLAWPSLGGYSWDWSSGATPSRYPRPTVDHTLGTEAGHFAFFETSVLGPGGQAAWLRSEPLPATTASCLHFWYYMGFPEHFYKGKLRVLLSSAQGQLAVWEQGSHLRHQWIQVQIKVSNSEEFQIVFEATLGGQPALGPIALDDVQYLAGQHCQKPPSSQGEMAAPVSVPVAVGGALLFFVFLVLLGLGSWHWLQKQRCPFQRSTDTATSSFDNILFNADQVTLPESITSSS; encoded by the exons atgtgcgtgtgtgtgtgtgtgtgtgtgtgtgtgtgtgtgtgtgtgtgtgtgtgtttaaaaagtaaaagcagCCATCACCTTGCCCTCCACTCACTTGGCTATTCTCTGCCAGCTGCACAGTCCCTAGGCAAGACCTGGGTCCCCAGCCACTGTAGAAGTCCCATCGAAGCTGTATGCAATTTTGTGTGTGACTGCGGAGACTGTTCAGATGAAGCCCAGTGTG GTTTCCATGGTGCCTTAACCACCCTGAGCACCCCTTTCACCTGCAACTTCGAGCAGGACCCCTGTGGCTGGCAGGACATCAGCACCTCAGGCTATAGATGGCTTCGAGACCGGGCAGGGGCGGTGCTGGATAGTCCTGGGCCTCGTTCTGACCACACACATGGCACTGACTTGG GCTGGTACATGGCTGTGGGAACCCACCATGGGAAGGAGGCATCCACCGCAACTCTGCGCTCCCCTGTCATGCGGGAGGCAGCCCCTACCTGTGAACTGAGGCTCTGGTACCACACAGCCTCTAGAG ATATCGCTGAGCTGCGGCTGGAGCTGACCCATGGTGTAGAGACACTGACCCTGTGGCAGAGCTCAGGACCCTGGGGTCCTGGCTGGCAGGAGCTGGTAGTGAACACTGGCCGCGTCCAGGGTGATTTCAAA GTGACATTTTCTGCCACCCGAAATGCCACACACAGGGGTGCTGTGGCCTTGGATGATGTGGAATTCCGGGACTGTGGGCTGCCTA CCCCTCAGGCCAGCTGCCCCCTGGGGCACCATCACTGCCAGAACAAGGTTTGTGTGGAATCCCATCAGCTGTGTGACGGTGAAGACAACTGTGGGGACAGATCTGATGAAGACCCACTGATCTGCA GCCACCACATGGCCACTGACTTTGAGACAGGCCTGGGACCATGGAACCAGTTGGAGGGCTGGACCCGGAACTACAGTGCTGGCAGCATGGTGACCCCTGCCTGGCCCCACCGAGATCACAGCCGAAATAGTGCATATG GCTTCTTCCTCATCTCTGTGGCCAAGCCTGGCACCACTGCTGTCCTCTTCAGCCCTGAGTTTCAAGCCTCCATCTCCGACAACTGTTCG TTCACCTTCTATTATTACCTGCACGGGTCTGAGGCCAGCCGCTTCCAGCTGTTCCTGCAGGCACAGGGGCTCAACACCCCCCAGGAACCTGTCCTGCTGCGGAGCCACCATGGAGAGCTGGGGACAGCCTGGGTCAGAGACCGGGTTGACATTCAGAGTGTCCATCCATTTCGG ATCCTTCTAGCAGGGAAGACTGGTCCAGGAGGCATCATGGGTCTGGATGATCTCATCATGTCCAACTCCTGCAGACTTGTTCCAG ATATGTCCACTCTGCAATCATCACGTTCTGGGCCAGAGGCATTAGCCCTCAGTCCCCAGACATTCATCAAGCTGCCCCAGGAAGCCTGCAAGCCAGGACATCTCTCCTGTGGAGAACTGTGTGTGCCTCCCGAGCAGCTGTGTGACTTCCAGCAACAGTGTGCAGAGGGCGAGGATGAACAGAAGTGTG GCACCACAGACTTTGAGTCCACCTCTGCTGGGGGCTGGGAGGACATCAGTGTAGGAAAGCTGCAGTGGCAACGGCTTGGAGCCCAGAACGGGAAACCTGCCAAGGATGCTCATCAGGATATTCCTG ggcacttcctgtctctgcagaAGGCCTGGGGTCAGCTAAGATCTGAGGCCCGGGCTCTCACACCTGCCCTGGGCCCTTCTGGCCCTCGCTGTGAACTCCACATGGCTTACTATTTTCACAGTCATCCCCAAG GCTTCTTGGCACTGGTTGTGGTAGAGAATGGCTTCCGGGAGCTGGTGTGGCAGGCCCCAAGCAGCAGCAGCGGGGGCTGGACAGTGGAGAAGGTTCTTCTTGGGGCACGCCACCGGCCATTCCAG CTGGAGTTTGTCGGTCTGGTGGACCTGGATGGCCCTGGCCAGCAGAGGGCCGAGGTGGATAATGTGACTATGAGAGACTGCAACCCCACAGTGACCACTGAGAGTGACCAAG aggTCTCCTGTAACTTTGAACGGGACTCATGCAGCTGGCACACAGTCCACCTCACAGATGCCCACTGGCACCGTGTAAAAGGCCATGGCTCTGAATATGACCACACCACTGGCCAAG GCTTTTTCATGTTTCTGGATCCCACGGACCCACCTGCTCGAGGACAAGCTGCTGTCTTGCTCACAAGACCCCAGGTGCCGCTTGTCCCCAAGGAATGTCTCAGCTTCTGGTACCACCTATACGGGCCCCAGATTG GGACACTGCACCTGGCTATGAGGAAGGATGGGGAAGAAGACACACTACTGTGGTCCAGGTCCGGTACCCATGGCAACCACTGGCACCAGGCTTGGGTCACTCTTCACCACCAGCTAGAGGTCAACACCAAGTACCAG CTGCTGTTTGAAGGCCTCCGGAATGGGTACCATGGCACAATGGCCCTGGATGATGTGGCTGTACGGCCTGGCCCCTGCTGGGCCCCCAGGAGCTGTTCCTTTGAAGACTCTGATTGCGGCTTCTCTCCGGGGGGCTTGGGGCTGTGGAAGCGCCAGGGTAATGCCTCAGGCTATGTTCCTTGGGGTCCTTGGACAGACCATACCACAGAAACGGCCCAAG GGCACTACATGGTGGTAGACACCAGCCCAAATGTACTGCCCAAGGGCCAAGTGGCCTCTCTGACCTCAGAGGAGCACCAGCCCCTGACCCAGCCAGCCTGCCTGACCTTCTGGTACCATCTAAGCCTCCATAACCCAG GCACCCTAAGAGTCCACGTGGAAGAGAGCACAAGGCGCCAAGAACTCAGCATCAGTGCCCATGGTGGATTTACCTGGCGTCTGGGCAGTGTGAATGTGCAGGCTACGCAGGCCTGGAGG GTCGTGTTTGAGGCTGTGGCTGCTGGTGTGGAGCATTCCTACATGGCTCTAGATGACCTTCTCCTCCGAGACGGGCCCTGTGCTCAGCCAG GGTCCTGTGACTTTGAATCTGGCCTGTGTGGGTGGAGCCACCTGGCCTGGCCCAGCCTAGGTGGGTACAGCTGGGACTGGAGCAGTGGAGCCACCCCATCCCGCTACCCCAGACCTACAGTGGACCACACCCTGGGCACAGAGGCAG GCcactttgctttctttgaaaCCAGCGTGCTAGGTCCTGGGGGCCAAGCAGCCTGGCTGCGCAGTGAGCCACTGCCAGCAACTACAGCCTCATGCCTCCACTTCTGGTACTACATGGGCTTTCCTGAGCATTTCT ACAAGGGCAAATTGAGAGTGCTCCTGAGCAGTGCCCAAGGCCAACTAGCTGTGTGGGAGCAGGGCAGTCACTTGCGGCACCAGTGGATACAAGTCCAGATCAAAGTGTCCAACTCTGAGGAGTTCCAG ATTGTTTTTGAAGCCACTCTGGGTGGCCAGCCAGCTCTGGGGCCCATTGCCCTCGATGATGTGCAATACTTGGCAGGGCAGCACTGCCAGAAACCTCCGTCTAGCCAGG GTGAAATGGCAGCACCTGTGTCTGTGCCGGTTGCTGTTGGAGGGGCCCTCCTCTTCTTCGTGTTCCTGGTGCTCCTGGGCCTTGGGAGTTGGCACTGGCTACAGAAGCAGCGCTGTCCCTTCCAGAGGAGTACAGATACAGCAACCTCTAGTTTTGACAACATCCTCTTCAATGCG GATCAAGTTACCCTCCCAGAATCCATCACCAGCAGCTCATAG